TGTTGACGTCCTTGATGCTCACGGTCCAACCAGCGCCATTGCGCTTGAGGCCGGTAACGCGCTTGCAGTACTTGACCTGGGCGTGCGCCGAACTGGTCAGGTGGTTGAGCAGCTGGTTGGTCAGGGCGCCGAAGTTGACGTCAGTACCGTTCATCACACGGGTCGCGGCGATTTTTTCGTCCAGCGGGCGGCCCGGCATCATCAGCGGCATCCACTCGGCCATCTCGCTGCGGTCTTCGGTGTAGTGCATGTCCGAAAATGCATGGTGCTGGCTGAGGGTTTCAAAACGCTTCTTGAGGAAGGCAACGCCGTTGTCGCCCTGCACGAAACTCAGGTGCGGAACCGGGCTGATAAAGGACTTGGACGAGCCAAAGGTGCCTTTTTTGGTCAGGTACGCCCAGAACTGCTTCGACACCTCGAACTGGGTGTTGATGTGCACCGCTTTCTTGATGTCGATGGAGCCATCGGCGGCCTGCGGCGTGTAGTTCAGCTCACACAGCCCGGCGTGGCCGGTACCTGCGTTGTTCCACGGGTTGGAACTCTCCGCGGCACCCGAATCCATCAGCTCAACGACTTCCAGCTTGAGGCCGGGGTCGAGCTCCTTGAGCAGTACGGCCAGGGTGGCACTCATGATGCCGGCCCCTACCAGAACTACGTCGACTGCTTCGTTATGCGCCATTTAACGCGTCTCCAAAATCTGCAGCACCAAATTGACGGCATGGCTGCCAGGAGTGACGGGGCGGTTCACGTGTTGCCCCAGGTTACCCATGGCCAGGATCGCCATGTCCGTTTCGCAATTCCTTGCAACTTCAGCGCACGCTTCCTGCCCGGCGAGTCTGCCTATGAACGCATTCATGGGCGCCTGTGGCAATTCGACTTATGGTCAACGCGTGCGATCCGTGCAATCAATCCGTAGCGGACAGGCTCAAGCTCCGGTTGTTGAGGAGTACTCGGTCCTGTGTTGGGCTGTTCCAGACGCTGATGGTGCTTGTAAACGCAAAACTATTCATTTGCTCGCCACACTCTTGTGAAGTTGTGAAAACCCGTTTTTTCACGCTCTTTTGAAGACGTGAACCTCAAAAAAGGGCTGCCCAGCTTGGCACCTGGCCCGCGAAACGGGCAAAAAACTCAAGTGGCCGAGCGCAATGGCAGCTCTGGCAGATTCGATAAAGACGGGTGGTTTGCAAAGGAAACAGCAAGCACGCCAGCTTCACTCGATCTGTGTGGGCGGCTCTCTGTGGGCGATTGGGGGGTTAATGCCGAGGCAATAACGATGCTGCGGGGCCCGATCAGGAGACGTCCTTATAATCGGGGGGAGATTGTAGCGAAGAACGCCGGGGAAATGGGCGTGTTTTATGACTTTTATTAGTGCGCTGGTCAGGAGGCCAACGCTTGTCGCGATTGTGCGCGTACAAACTGGGGGCTGACCCTGGCGCTGGCCGGTAGCGGGCGGTGCATCCAGCCCAGGTGTGTCTCCGCGACTTCCACCCAGCCTTCACCGACGGGCGGCGAGCTGCATTGCTTGAATGCCAGGCAGTGGCCGTGGGCATCGAGCAGGGCAAAGTGGCGATGACGGGGGTGTGACAGGAACAATGACTTGAGAAGGCGCATGGCTGTGTACCGGTTGCGTTACATGCTTGAAGGTTCTCAGTCTGCCATGACATTGGAATGACGATTTTATGTGAAATTGTAATTTGCCCATGCCTTCAGCTGCGGTTCAGGATTGCTGGTGAGTGATGCGCGTGCACCGTTATACTGGCCGCCTGTCTGCGCCTAGTCCTGGAGAAATGAGTATGTTGCAACGCCTGTTGTTCGGTTTGATCACTGTGACCAGTTTGGCTTTGGTTGGCTGCGCCAACAGCCCGCAACAACTCAGCCCGCAACCCAAAGTCACGGCGCAACTGGCCCCGGTCGGTCATGGCCAGCCTGTGTCGGTGCGTGTGGTGGACGGCCGTCCGTCGCCTACCCTCGGTTCGCGTGGCGGCCTGTACCCGGAGACCGCGCTGATTTCGGTGACTGGCCAGGACGTGCTGCCCAAGCTGCAGGCCCAGGCTGAAGCCGCGGTGCGCTTGCTGGGCTTCACCCCCACCAACTCGCCAGGTGCGCCGCAATTGACCGTGACCCTGGCTGAACTGAAATACCAGTCGCCCAAGGAAGGCCTGTATGTGACCGAGGCGTCCATCGGCGCGACGTTCAAGTCCGACGTCAGCGCCGGTACCCGTCGCTACAGCGGCCGCTATGCGGCCTCCCTGAACCAGCGCTTCGGCATGTCGCCGAACCAGGAAACCAACACCAAGCTGGTCAGCGACGTGCTCAGCGATGCATTGACCCGTCTGTTCAAGGACCCAAGCATCGGCCAGTTGCTCAGCTCGCAATAAGCTGTTCAAAAAAACCGGGCTCAGTGATGAGCCCGGTTTTTTTATGCCTGCGATTTTCACGCCGCTGTGTCGACATAAAAATCCAGCATGCTCACGCCAGTGAATAGATCCAGTTCCGGCAGGTCGGCGTGCGGCTGTCCGGCGAGGGCGCAATACACCAGCCAATGGCGGTCCTGGACGTTGAACGCGAGGCTGCCGATCAATGCCTCCTGCTCGTCGCTCTGGGCGATCAGATACAGCCGATCCTGGTTCTGCGCATGCAACATGACAAGCTCCTCAAGCGTCGAAGGGCAACAGAGTGGCTTGTTAAGGTGACGTTCAGGTGACGCTGTAAATTACTGGATACATTAGCCGTCAACGGGGAGGGAGCATTAAAGGCGCAGGAAGCCACTATCGTTCAGCTTTGTATCTGAATCGATACCCGAATACTGTTCCGCCGAGGTTTGCGATGGCGTGGCCCGCACTGCTCATCAATGCTGTTGCCCTACTGACTGCCTGCTCGGGCGCCGTAGTGCTGTTCATCACCCGCCTGCGTGCGCAACGTGCGATGGCCGATCTGGCCGTGCGCAGCGAGGAACGGGCCATTGACCAGCCGATGCTGTTTCTGGATACGCGCACCGAACGGGCGTATCGCCAGGCTTACCGCGTCGGGTTCGCCGGCCTGGGGCTGGCGCTGGTTCTATCCTGGCTCAGCACCCACCTTTAAAGAACACCGGAGCAAAATGTGGGAGGGGCTTGCCCCCGATGACGGTGTTCCAGTCAACATATCCACTGGCTGACCCACCGCTATCGGGGCAAGCCCCCTCCCACATTGTTTGGCCGGTGTTTTTACAACGCAATTCCGGCCTTGACCCGATACTGATTACGCACCGGCGTCGCATATTGCACCACCAGGTACGGACGGTGCTCGGACGGGCACTCGTTCAAGCGCCGCTCCCACTCCGCCTTGGCCTTGGCCAGCTCATCGGCCGGGAATAGGTCCGCAGCCTTGGGCACTTCAAGTTGCGGGTCGGCGTCGTTCCACTGGGCATACGCCAGGTAGTGCACCGGAAACAAGCGATAACCGCCCAGGATCTGCCGGTCCATTTCGGCCGCCAGCAGCTTGGTGTCTTCGAAGCGCTCGGTAATCGGCGGCGCGAAGTTCACGTGCACCCGGCCTTTGTAACCGGTGATGCCCAGCGCAATGCTTACGTCATCCTCGCCCGGTGCCTTGCTGTAGGTGCCGGTGGTGGCGCGGATGTACAACTCCCGGGCCTTGGCGGCGTCGCACGGGTCATACTCATAGCTGATCGACACCGGCGTCAGGTTCAACGACTGGATGACTTCGGCGAACGGCTCGTCCTTGCGGCTGACGTGAAACATCTTGAGGATCGCCGACTCGGTGCGATCATCCCCATCCTTTGCCCGGCCTTCGGCCTGGGCGATCCAGATGGACTGGCAGTCGTTGCGGATCGAATGGTTGATGTAGGCCGACAGCAACTGGTAGGCCGCCATCTTTTCCTTTCGCCCGGTGATCGAGCGGTGCACGATGAAGCTCTTGTTCAGGCGCATCAGGTCGCTGACAAACGGCTTTT
This region of Pseudomonas sp. MUP55 genomic DNA includes:
- a CDS encoding YajG family lipoprotein — protein: MLQRLLFGLITVTSLALVGCANSPQQLSPQPKVTAQLAPVGHGQPVSVRVVDGRPSPTLGSRGGLYPETALISVTGQDVLPKLQAQAEAAVRLLGFTPTNSPGAPQLTVTLAELKYQSPKEGLYVTEASIGATFKSDVSAGTRRYSGRYAASLNQRFGMSPNQETNTKLVSDVLSDALTRLFKDPSIGQLLSSQ
- a CDS encoding 1-acyl-sn-glycerol-3-phosphate acyltransferase, yielding MGEFDTIRPYNDSEVPAVLDRLFSDKAFLDILTHFRFPRFAGTLGWLLKPMIARKLRREFAGVTTVATLQDKVEYYVDHTIDRATDGVTYTGVEQLKSGSAYLFLANHRDIVMDPAFVNYAVYHAGLPTPRIAIGDNLLQKPFVSDLMRLNKSFIVHRSITGRKEKMAAYQLLSAYINHSIRNDCQSIWIAQAEGRAKDGDDRTESAILKMFHVSRKDEPFAEVIQSLNLTPVSISYEYDPCDAAKARELYIRATTGTYSKAPGEDDVSIALGITGYKGRVHVNFAPPITERFEDTKLLAAEMDRQILGGYRLFPVHYLAYAQWNDADPQLEVPKAADLFPADELAKAKAEWERRLNECPSEHRPYLVVQYATPVRNQYRVKAGIAL